In Oleiharenicola lentus, the following are encoded in one genomic region:
- a CDS encoding MoaD/ThiS family protein — MSQPFRQIHVRFFAILREQAGVPTLTVESAAPDASALYAELQQRHPGLSFPAHLLKVSINERYVELTTPLAAGDRVVFIPPVAGG; from the coding sequence ATGTCTCAGCCTTTTCGACAGATTCACGTCCGTTTCTTTGCCATCCTGCGCGAGCAGGCGGGCGTGCCCACGCTCACGGTCGAGAGTGCCGCGCCGGATGCCTCCGCGCTCTACGCAGAACTGCAGCAGCGGCATCCCGGCCTGAGCTTCCCGGCCCATTTGCTGAAAGTCTCTATCAACGAGCGCTACGTCGAGCTCACCACGCCGCTCGCCGCCGGTGATCGAGTGGTCTTCATCCCGCCCGTGGCCGGCGGCTGA
- the mog gene encoding molybdopterin adenylyltransferase, whose translation MKVARITLSDRAANGVYADESGPEIERVTASHFTEPLDWVRVLLRDDRAQLEAALIRLADVEQCPLIITTGGTGPSARDVTPEATRAVLEKELPGFGEVMRMHSYEKVKTAILSRATAGVRGRSLIINLPGRPRAIGECLPLIVPAIAEAIDHIAGFRPGLVNEVFKAPCRP comes from the coding sequence ATGAAAGTCGCCCGCATCACCCTAAGCGACCGCGCCGCCAACGGCGTCTATGCCGACGAGAGCGGCCCGGAGATCGAGCGCGTCACCGCGAGCCATTTCACCGAGCCGCTCGATTGGGTCCGCGTGCTCCTGCGCGACGACCGCGCGCAGCTCGAAGCCGCGCTCATCCGGCTGGCCGACGTCGAGCAGTGCCCGCTCATCATCACCACTGGCGGCACCGGGCCCTCCGCGCGCGACGTCACGCCCGAGGCCACGCGCGCCGTGCTCGAGAAGGAATTGCCCGGCTTCGGCGAGGTGATGCGGATGCACAGCTACGAAAAGGTGAAGACCGCCATCCTCTCCCGCGCCACCGCCGGCGTGCGCGGACGCTCCCTCATCATCAACCTCCCCGGCCGCCCGCGCGCCATCGGCGAGTGCCTGCCGCTCATCGTCCCCGCCATCGCCGAGGCCATCGACCATATCGCCGGCTTCCGACCCGGCTTGGTCAACGAGGTCTTCAAAGCGCCATGCCGGCCCTGA
- a CDS encoding XdhC family protein: MSEINRILAALDSATGQPAALATLLKVEGSSYRRPGARLLLLPDDTRLGSISGGCLEEDVMERARRVLASGKPELAVYDTTAENDLVWGVGLGCQGVVRVLIERIPIERPAWIAALRANLHERRDTSLIVNQAGTRLAEGEAVADCDFIETIPAPPALILCGAGDDARPLAQMAKATGWHVTVADARAAYATAERFPDADRLIVAPVPQLAEQLAFDARTFAVVMTHRYADDREFLRALLPRDFAYLGQLGPRVRTDRILDELKADGLALDAGALAKLHAPVGLDLGGSTPETVALAILAELETRLNGRAPGHLRDRPGPIHG, from the coding sequence ATGTCCGAAATTAACCGCATCCTCGCCGCCCTCGACTCCGCCACCGGGCAGCCCGCGGCGCTGGCGACCTTGTTGAAGGTCGAAGGCTCATCCTACCGTCGCCCCGGCGCTCGCCTGCTCCTGCTGCCCGACGACACGCGGCTGGGTTCCATCAGCGGCGGCTGCCTGGAGGAGGATGTCATGGAACGCGCCCGCCGCGTGCTCGCCTCGGGTAAACCGGAACTCGCGGTTTACGACACCACCGCGGAGAACGATCTCGTCTGGGGCGTCGGCCTCGGGTGCCAAGGCGTCGTGCGCGTCCTCATCGAGCGGATTCCCATCGAACGCCCAGCGTGGATCGCCGCGCTCCGCGCCAACCTGCACGAACGGCGCGACACTTCCCTGATCGTGAACCAAGCCGGCACCCGTCTGGCCGAGGGTGAGGCCGTCGCGGATTGTGATTTCATCGAAACCATTCCCGCCCCACCGGCGCTGATTCTCTGCGGTGCGGGCGATGACGCGCGTCCGCTCGCGCAGATGGCCAAGGCCACCGGCTGGCACGTGACCGTGGCCGACGCCCGCGCCGCCTACGCCACCGCGGAACGTTTTCCTGACGCGGACCGCCTGATCGTCGCACCCGTCCCGCAACTCGCGGAGCAATTAGCCTTCGATGCCCGCACCTTCGCCGTGGTGATGACGCACCGCTATGCCGACGACCGGGAATTCCTGCGCGCGCTGCTGCCGCGCGACTTCGCCTACCTCGGCCAACTCGGCCCGCGCGTGCGCACCGACCGGATCCTGGACGAACTGAAAGCCGACGGCCTCGCGTTGGACGCGGGCGCCCTGGCCAAGCTCCACGCCCCCGTCGGCCTCGACCTCGGCGGCAGCACGCCGGAGACGGTGGCCCTCGCCATCCTCGCCGAGTTGGAAACCCGCCTGAACGGCCGAGCGCCCGGCCACCTCCGCGACCGCCCCGGCCCGATCCATGGCTGA
- a CDS encoding ThiF family adenylyltransferase, which yields MFELTAQPIDSAALQARLTAPEAGALTIFEGRVRNHHLGKPVTKLEYEAFDDMARLEGEAITTETERIYPGTKVLCVHRTGSLTIGEAAVWIGIASAHRQAGFAACRHVIEEIKLRLPVWKKEHHPDGAAEWVNCTVEAATLPANDELTARQAALPEVGAAGQAKLAAARVLIIGVGGLGCPASVYLAGAGIGHLTLVDGGKIERSNLQRQILFTTAELGAPKALAAAARLRLHNPSVRVTSHEGELTPHNARALVAGQSVVLDCTDNFATRFLLHDTCLALGVPLVSAAVHRFEGTLDVFRQGHGGCLHCHGQGRRAADLDTAGNCAGGPVFGPAVGVLGVMQAAEALKLLLGRERESPRQSRLINLLDGSQLTIAREARPDCPICSRLDQLQAAKPVAVSDTSLFLAATGVAALGPTAQSLYLTEPGESAPAGVTSASALDLARLREVAAAGPLVLTCRYGVRSAALARLLRAEGNAHVFALTQS from the coding sequence ATGTTCGAACTGACCGCCCAGCCCATCGACTCCGCCGCCCTGCAGGCGCGGCTCACCGCCCCCGAGGCCGGGGCACTGACGATCTTCGAGGGCCGCGTGCGCAACCACCACCTGGGCAAACCGGTTACGAAGCTCGAATACGAGGCCTTCGACGACATGGCCCGACTCGAGGGCGAGGCCATCACCACCGAAACGGAGCGGATTTATCCCGGAACCAAGGTTCTCTGCGTCCATCGCACGGGCTCTCTCACTATCGGCGAAGCCGCGGTGTGGATCGGCATTGCCTCGGCGCACCGTCAGGCCGGCTTCGCCGCGTGCCGCCACGTGATCGAGGAAATCAAGCTCCGCCTGCCCGTCTGGAAGAAGGAGCATCACCCCGACGGCGCCGCCGAATGGGTGAACTGCACCGTCGAGGCTGCCACCCTGCCGGCTAACGACGAACTCACCGCCCGCCAAGCCGCCCTGCCCGAGGTCGGCGCCGCCGGCCAGGCCAAGCTCGCCGCTGCTCGGGTCTTGATCATCGGCGTCGGTGGACTCGGCTGCCCGGCCTCCGTTTATCTTGCCGGGGCCGGCATCGGCCACCTCACGCTCGTGGACGGCGGCAAGATCGAGCGCTCCAACCTGCAGCGGCAGATCCTTTTCACCACCGCCGAACTCGGCGCACCCAAGGCCCTCGCGGCCGCCGCGCGCCTGCGCCTGCACAATCCCTCCGTGCGCGTAACCAGCCACGAGGGCGAACTCACGCCGCACAACGCCCGCGCGCTCGTTGCGGGCCAGAGCGTGGTGCTCGACTGCACCGACAACTTCGCCACGCGCTTCCTATTGCACGACACCTGCCTCGCGCTCGGCGTGCCGCTCGTTTCCGCCGCCGTGCACCGCTTCGAAGGCACGCTCGATGTCTTTCGTCAGGGCCACGGCGGCTGCTTGCACTGCCACGGCCAAGGCCGCCGTGCCGCCGACCTCGACACCGCCGGCAACTGTGCGGGTGGACCGGTCTTCGGCCCGGCCGTCGGCGTGCTGGGCGTGATGCAGGCCGCCGAGGCCCTCAAGCTCCTGCTCGGTCGCGAGCGCGAAAGCCCCCGCCAGAGCCGATTGATCAACCTGCTCGACGGTTCGCAACTCACCATCGCCCGCGAGGCCCGCCCCGACTGTCCCATCTGCTCGCGCCTCGACCAGCTCCAGGCCGCAAAGCCGGTCGCCGTCAGCGACACGTCGCTCTTTCTCGCTGCCACCGGAGTCGCCGCCCTGGGCCCGACTGCCCAATCGCTCTACCTCACCGAGCCCGGCGAATCCGCCCCGGCCGGCGTTACGAGCGCGTCAGCGCTCGATCTCGCCCGCCTGCGCGAAGTCGCCGCCGCCGGCCCGCTCGTGCTCACCTGCCGCTATGGCGTCCGCAGCGCCGCCCTCGCCCGCCTCCTCCGCGCCGAAGGCAACGCCCATGTCTTCGCCCTGACCCAAAGCTGA
- the moaC gene encoding cyclic pyranopterin monophosphate synthase MoaC — MPDFSHLDPAGGARMVDVGAKPDQQRTAVAEGRLTCSPKTIELLRAKALPKGDVLTVAKIAGIQAAKNTAQLIPLCHPLALSHVDVDFTVADDGIGIRATARLTGKTGVEMEALTAVSVAALTLYDMCKAVDKAMSIGGIRVVEKTKA; from the coding sequence ATGCCCGACTTCTCCCACCTCGATCCCGCCGGCGGCGCCCGCATGGTGGATGTCGGCGCCAAGCCCGACCAGCAGCGCACCGCCGTGGCCGAGGGCCGCCTGACCTGCTCACCGAAGACCATCGAGCTGCTGCGCGCCAAGGCCCTGCCGAAAGGCGACGTGCTCACCGTTGCCAAGATCGCCGGCATCCAGGCCGCCAAGAACACCGCCCAACTCATCCCGCTCTGCCACCCCCTCGCGCTCAGCCATGTGGACGTCGATTTCACCGTCGCTGACGATGGCATCGGCATCCGCGCCACCGCGCGCCTCACCGGCAAGACCGGCGTCGAAATGGAAGCGCTCACCGCCGTCTCCGTCGCCGCCCTCACCCTCTACGACATGTGCAAGGCCGTGGACAAAGCCATGTCCATCGGCGGTATCCGGGTGGTGGAGAAGACCAAGGCCTAA
- a CDS encoding DUF255 domain-containing protein has protein sequence MLSRALALVALAVSPLAARAENSPLASSPSEFVRAQATSGVKWHLWNEASLAQAKASGKSVYVFIGSPLSELTRATINQTFTSEKTVAWMNENFFCLFVDADAQPDVAALGQHFISSVKQLRGQPVHLWLTPDTLQPYDGANYLPPSEEWGKPGFLKAARAALDTWTIDPARARALATEALDMMRLPPVDTTAPLDIEAKLAAAAKAWTAAADPVNGGFGTAPKLPEPELIRFLLTRDGEARETAIKAARALVNGALRDPVDGGFYRRCIDEAWKEPYFQKTLADQARIALALFDAADAAKDDKLRAAGIAALDFVLKELRNPDGTFAAALDGTLEENPAPTKRPKFVKVGSASTASIASLTLAMRRSGEVRLTVLLSKKQPRIALPTVMLLSPHHEASAHAANSDAPLTAADWLGTIFFAGALEQLDIVDKPQVLQSIVDYCFDPTSGGFMATPAKLPPGIAVRVPASGETPSAEVLALLAGVDTKTADLICRNLMHQIEYDELPPGDILLGLSVNR, from the coding sequence ATGCTTTCCCGTGCTCTTGCCCTGGTTGCGCTGGCTGTGTCTCCCCTCGCGGCGCGTGCTGAGAATTCGCCGCTGGCGTCGTCGCCCTCGGAATTTGTCCGGGCGCAGGCGACGAGCGGGGTGAAGTGGCACCTGTGGAACGAGGCCTCGCTCGCGCAGGCCAAGGCGTCGGGGAAGAGCGTCTATGTCTTCATCGGCTCGCCGCTGAGCGAGCTCACGCGCGCGACGATCAACCAGACTTTCACGAGCGAGAAGACCGTCGCGTGGATGAACGAGAATTTCTTCTGCCTCTTCGTGGACGCCGATGCCCAGCCCGATGTCGCCGCGCTCGGCCAGCATTTCATCAGCTCGGTGAAACAGCTCCGCGGCCAGCCCGTGCACCTCTGGCTCACGCCCGACACGCTCCAGCCCTACGACGGCGCCAACTACCTGCCGCCCTCGGAGGAGTGGGGAAAGCCCGGTTTCCTCAAGGCCGCCCGCGCCGCCCTCGACACCTGGACGATTGATCCCGCCCGCGCCCGCGCGCTCGCGACCGAGGCGCTCGACATGATGCGTCTGCCGCCCGTGGACACCACCGCCCCGCTCGACATTGAGGCCAAGCTCGCCGCCGCCGCCAAGGCCTGGACCGCCGCCGCCGATCCGGTTAACGGCGGCTTCGGCACCGCGCCCAAACTCCCCGAACCGGAACTGATCCGTTTCCTGCTCACGCGAGACGGCGAAGCCCGCGAAACCGCGATCAAGGCTGCCCGCGCCCTCGTGAACGGCGCGCTGCGCGATCCCGTGGACGGTGGCTTCTACCGCCGCTGCATCGACGAGGCGTGGAAGGAGCCGTATTTCCAGAAAACGCTCGCCGACCAAGCCCGCATCGCCCTCGCGCTCTTCGACGCCGCCGACGCGGCCAAGGACGACAAGCTCCGCGCCGCCGGCATCGCCGCCTTGGATTTCGTCCTCAAGGAACTCCGCAACCCCGACGGCACCTTCGCCGCCGCCCTCGACGGCACGCTGGAGGAGAATCCTGCTCCTACCAAACGGCCGAAATTTGTGAAGGTCGGGTCGGCAAGCACCGCATCGATTGCCTCGCTGACGCTTGCAATGCGCCGCAGTGGTGAGGTTCGTCTCACGGTTCTTTTGTCGAAAAAGCAGCCAAGAATAGCGCTTCCAACAGTCATGCTCTTGTCCCCACATCACGAAGCATCTGCACATGCTGCGAATTCCGACGCCCCACTCACTGCCGCGGATTGGCTCGGGACAATTTTCTTTGCCGGTGCACTCGAGCAATTGGACATAGTAGACAAGCCGCAAGTTCTACAGAGCATCGTGGACTATTGCTTTGACCCGACTTCAGGTGGATTCATGGCAACTCCGGCCAAATTGCCTCCCGGCATCGCCGTCCGAGTGCCCGCTTCGGGAGAAACGCCCTCCGCCGAGGTGCTGGCGCTGCTGGCCGGCGTAGACACCAAGACCGCCGACCTCATCTGCCGGAACCTGATGCACCAGATCGAATACGACGAGCTTCCCCCCGGCGACATCCTCCTCGGCCTGTCGGTTAACCGCTAA
- the moaA gene encoding GTP 3',8-cyclase MoaA, whose amino-acid sequence MPLDQYNRDIDYLRISLTDACNLRCVYCMPEDMTFRPRHELLSDDELRRLITLFGSLGFRKIRFTGGEPTLRSGLVDLVRHATSTPGITTVGLTTNGVLLDKLAQPLRDAGLQTVNISIDSLDEDKFRKLTRWGNLRDVRAGLDAAARAGLRVKLNAVVCRGVNDGPDVIELARLTLANPWQVRFIEQMPFGNNSDFQTKGMVSEAELVALLEKTFGKLELVNDGKLDGEARLYRLPGAQGALGFISPVSAPFCAACNRMRLTADGVLRLCLLRDNEINLLNHLRGGASDQVIADCIRGAVHEKPWGHGLAQHLIPAARGMSQIGG is encoded by the coding sequence ATGCCCCTCGACCAATACAACCGCGACATCGACTACCTGCGCATCTCGCTGACGGATGCCTGCAACCTGCGGTGCGTGTATTGCATGCCGGAGGACATGACTTTCCGGCCGCGGCATGAACTCCTGAGCGACGACGAGCTGCGCCGCCTGATCACGCTCTTCGGTTCGCTGGGTTTCCGGAAGATCCGCTTCACCGGCGGCGAGCCCACCCTGCGCTCCGGTCTGGTGGACCTCGTGCGCCACGCGACCAGCACCCCGGGCATCACCACCGTCGGCCTCACCACCAACGGCGTGCTCCTCGACAAGCTCGCCCAGCCGCTCCGTGACGCCGGCCTGCAGACGGTCAACATCTCCATCGACAGCCTCGACGAGGACAAATTCCGGAAACTAACCCGCTGGGGCAACCTGCGCGACGTCCGCGCCGGCCTCGACGCCGCCGCCCGCGCCGGCCTGCGCGTGAAGCTCAACGCCGTCGTCTGCCGCGGCGTGAACGACGGCCCCGACGTGATCGAACTGGCCCGCCTAACCCTGGCCAATCCGTGGCAGGTGCGATTCATCGAACAGATGCCCTTTGGCAACAATTCGGACTTCCAGACCAAGGGTATGGTCAGCGAGGCTGAGTTGGTGGCGCTTCTCGAAAAGACCTTCGGTAAACTCGAGCTCGTCAACGACGGCAAACTCGACGGCGAGGCGCGCCTCTACCGCCTGCCCGGCGCGCAGGGCGCACTCGGTTTTATCAGCCCCGTCTCCGCGCCCTTCTGTGCCGCGTGCAACCGCATGCGCCTGACCGCCGACGGCGTGCTGCGCCTCTGCCTCCTGCGCGACAACGAGATCAACCTGCTCAACCACCTCCGCGGCGGCGCGAGCGACCAGGTCATCGCCGACTGCATCCGCGGCGCCGTGCACGAGAAGCCCTGGGGCCACGGCCTCGCCCAGCACCTCATCCCCGCCGCCCGCGGCATGTCCCAAATCGGCGGATGA
- a CDS encoding nucleotidyltransferase family protein produces MADPFQCGLVLLAAGASKRMGRPKQLLPVQGLTLVRHVAELVLRAPVSPVVVVVGADAQKIEPALAGLPVQITLNPNWSEGLGSSLRVGVDAALELAPKLQGLIVALADQPGLPPNHLEKLIGRFRQGGCSLVASQTGLNLVPPVLFGAEWFPRLRILTGDSGARDILRENRPDFGRVILPDNTDLDTHEDYERYLKEHSS; encoded by the coding sequence ATGGCTGACCCATTCCAGTGCGGGCTTGTCCTCCTCGCGGCCGGGGCCTCGAAGCGCATGGGACGGCCGAAACAGCTGCTGCCGGTCCAAGGTCTGACCCTCGTGCGCCACGTGGCTGAGCTCGTGCTGCGTGCCCCGGTCTCCCCGGTTGTCGTAGTCGTCGGCGCCGATGCGCAGAAAATCGAACCCGCGCTGGCCGGGCTGCCGGTGCAAATCACCCTCAACCCCAACTGGAGCGAGGGGCTGGGCTCGTCGCTGCGTGTGGGCGTGGATGCCGCCTTGGAACTCGCACCAAAACTCCAGGGTCTGATCGTCGCCCTCGCCGACCAACCGGGCCTGCCGCCGAATCATCTCGAAAAGCTGATCGGCCGTTTCCGGCAGGGCGGCTGCTCGCTCGTGGCCTCGCAGACCGGGCTGAACCTCGTGCCACCCGTGCTGTTCGGCGCGGAATGGTTCCCCCGGCTGCGCATTCTCACCGGCGACAGCGGCGCGCGCGACATCCTCCGCGAAAACCGCCCCGACTTCGGCCGCGTGATCCTGCCGGACAACACCGACCTCGACACCCACGAGGATTACGAACGCTACCTCAAGGAGCACTCATCGTGA
- a CDS encoding putative sulfate/molybdate transporter yields MPALKRLRFDRHEFAGAFGDIGTDLPLIAGILLATGLDPAGVFIAFGLAQIASGLLYGLPMPVQPLKAMAVVVIAGQASGAQLQLAGLMIGALMLALAHSGLLDRLQRLIPVLVVRGIQAGLGIALARTALGLTGREGNLGWIAAGAAVAVLVWLRSHQHFPGALVVVGAGALWAAFARIDWNVISHGFGLVLPTPAALPWDQWAAALTLLVLPQVPLSLSNSVIATQRTVADLFPDRPVTLRGIGGTYGVINLLSPWLGGIPMCHGCGGLAGYYALGARTGGSVVIYGALYLVVGALFSGAFQEVLRAFPAPVLGAILLVEAGVLLLLLREVPRTPLALGIAAVVALVCVFAPQGYLTGMIVGCILFYSLRRWLPAPARPAG; encoded by the coding sequence ATGCCGGCCCTGAAAAGGCTGCGCTTCGACCGGCATGAATTCGCCGGAGCATTCGGCGACATCGGCACCGACCTGCCGTTGATCGCCGGCATCCTGCTCGCGACCGGACTCGATCCGGCAGGCGTGTTCATCGCCTTCGGCCTCGCGCAAATCGCCTCGGGCCTGCTCTACGGACTGCCCATGCCGGTGCAGCCGCTCAAGGCCATGGCCGTCGTCGTGATCGCGGGCCAGGCCTCCGGCGCGCAACTGCAGCTTGCGGGGCTGATGATCGGTGCGCTCATGCTGGCGCTCGCTCACTCCGGTCTGCTCGACCGGTTGCAACGGCTCATCCCCGTGCTCGTCGTGCGCGGCATCCAAGCCGGCCTCGGCATCGCACTCGCCCGCACGGCCCTGGGCTTGACCGGACGCGAAGGCAACCTGGGCTGGATCGCAGCCGGGGCCGCGGTGGCGGTGCTGGTGTGGCTTCGCAGCCACCAACACTTCCCCGGGGCGCTCGTAGTTGTCGGCGCGGGCGCGCTCTGGGCGGCGTTCGCCCGGATTGACTGGAACGTGATCAGTCACGGCTTCGGTCTGGTGCTGCCCACGCCCGCCGCCCTGCCCTGGGACCAATGGGCCGCCGCCCTCACGTTGCTCGTGCTTCCCCAGGTACCCTTGTCGCTGTCGAACTCCGTCATCGCCACCCAGCGCACGGTGGCCGACCTTTTCCCGGATCGGCCGGTGACCCTGCGCGGCATAGGGGGCACCTACGGCGTCATCAACCTGCTGTCCCCCTGGCTTGGCGGCATTCCCATGTGCCACGGCTGCGGCGGGCTCGCCGGCTACTACGCGCTGGGGGCTCGTACAGGCGGTTCAGTCGTCATCTACGGTGCGCTTTACCTGGTGGTGGGTGCGCTGTTCAGCGGAGCCTTCCAGGAGGTGTTGCGTGCCTTTCCCGCCCCGGTGCTCGGTGCGATCCTCTTGGTCGAGGCGGGCGTGCTGCTCTTGCTCCTGCGCGAGGTGCCTCGCACGCCGCTGGCCCTGGGCATCGCCGCGGTGGTCGCGCTCGTTTGCGTTTTCGCTCCGCAAGGCTACCTCACGGGCATGATCGTGGGTTGCATCCTCTTCTATTCCCTGCGTCGCTGGCTCCCCGCCCCAGCGCGCCCCGCCGGCTGA
- a CDS encoding GIY-YIG nuclease family protein, translating to MSPRAYVYIVRCRDGTLYIGTARDIAKRLAQHDAGTGAKYTRSRGPVKLLWSEGPMTVSRALRREFQLKQLTRPQKESLIAGTLVLKLPRRRSR from the coding sequence ATGTCACCCCGGGCCTACGTTTACATCGTCCGCTGCCGTGACGGCACGCTCTACATCGGCACCGCGCGCGACATCGCCAAGCGCCTCGCGCAGCACGATGCCGGCACCGGCGCCAAATACACCCGCTCCCGCGGCCCGGTGAAACTCCTCTGGTCGGAAGGCCCGATGACCGTCAGCCGCGCCCTGCGGCGCGAATTCCAGCTCAAGCAGCTCACGCGCCCGCAGAAGGAGTCCCTCATCGCCGGCACGCTCGTGCTCAAGTTGCCACGCCGACGTTCACGATGA